A stretch of the Streptomyces ortus genome encodes the following:
- a CDS encoding helix-turn-helix domain-containing protein encodes MASSARAGARTDQAYRATGLREFAGWIEELLRARGYDIDSPRGGGRSKLADDAGVHRAAVSRLLQRQSMPDLETMRRIAAVLGVPLREMLIRSGRLTEDDLPLTGTGRPADGEEHPCLSPEEAACRMGVPPELRELFARVARQFLPEGA; translated from the coding sequence ATGGCTTCGAGCGCACGGGCCGGGGCCCGTACGGATCAGGCGTACCGGGCCACGGGGCTGCGGGAGTTCGCCGGCTGGATCGAGGAGCTGCTGCGCGCCCGGGGCTACGACATCGACAGCCCGCGCGGCGGCGGCCGTTCGAAACTGGCCGACGACGCCGGGGTGCACCGGGCGGCCGTGAGCCGGCTGCTCCAGCGGCAGTCCATGCCCGACCTGGAGACGATGCGGCGCATCGCGGCCGTACTGGGCGTACCCCTGCGGGAGATGCTCATCCGCTCGGGCCGGCTGACCGAGGACGATCTGCCGCTCACCGGCACGGGCCGCCCCGCGGACGGGGAGGAACATCCCTGCCTCAGCCCCGAGGAGGCGGCCTGCCGGATGGGTGTCCCGCCCGAGCTGCGGGAGCTGTTCGCCAGGGTGGCACGGCAGTTCCTGCCGGAGGGCGCCTGA
- a CDS encoding class I SAM-dependent methyltransferase, translating into MTDEAFAHPRLAAIYDPLDPDRGDLDAYVRVVEEFGARRVLDIGCGTGVFALLLAGRGIEVVGVDPARASLDVARAKPGGGRVRWIHGDATMLPPLRVDLATMTANAAQQITDDQAWRDTLRGAYDALRPGGHLVFETRDPARRAWEEWTREASYHVTEIPGVGAVENWVEVGDVRGQLVSFRQTYVFAADGQELTSDSTLRFRERREVEGDLRGQGFDVRGVRDAPDRPGREFVFVAQRPETASRAAPSTGVD; encoded by the coding sequence GTGACTGACGAGGCCTTCGCCCACCCCCGGCTCGCCGCGATCTACGACCCGCTCGATCCCGATCGCGGTGATCTCGACGCGTACGTCCGTGTCGTCGAGGAGTTCGGGGCGCGGCGCGTGCTGGACATCGGCTGCGGGACCGGCGTGTTCGCGCTGTTGCTCGCCGGGCGCGGGATCGAGGTAGTCGGCGTCGATCCGGCGCGGGCGTCCCTCGACGTGGCCCGCGCCAAACCCGGCGGCGGGCGCGTCCGCTGGATCCACGGGGACGCCACCATGCTTCCGCCCCTGCGCGTCGACCTCGCGACGATGACGGCGAACGCGGCCCAGCAGATCACCGACGACCAGGCGTGGCGGGACACCCTGCGGGGCGCCTACGACGCCCTGCGGCCCGGTGGGCATCTCGTTTTCGAGACCCGGGATCCCGCCCGGCGCGCCTGGGAGGAGTGGACGCGTGAGGCCTCGTACCACGTGACGGAGATCCCGGGGGTCGGCGCGGTCGAGAACTGGGTTGAAGTGGGCGATGTTCGCGGGCAGTTGGTGAGCTTCCGGCAGACCTATGTGTTCGCCGCGGACGGGCAGGAGCTGACCTCGGATTCCACGTTGCGGTTCCGGGAGCGGCGGGAGGTCGAGGGGGACCTGCGGGGCCAGGGGTTTGACGTGCGGGGCGTTCGCGACGCCCCCGACCGGCCCGGCCGCGAGTTCGTCTTCGTCGCGCAGCGGCCGGAAACGGCCTCCCGGGCCGCCCCGTCCACCGGGGTCGACTGA
- a CDS encoding sugar ABC transporter substrate-binding protein → MNRATRRTALAVTLCSLTLTLAACGSGDDGAEASPTKGDDITVGLLLPEKANSRYEKFDYPIIKKKVGALTNGKGKVVYANAEQDADVQSGQLQKMVDEKVDVLMVDAVDSGAIASGVRKAKKAGIPVIAYDRLAEGPIDAYVSFDNEEVGQVQGRALADRLDGDKSQKIVMMNGAVTDPNAAQFKSAALSELKDKVTIAKSYDTKDWKPANARANMMAAISSIGVDNIAGVYSANDGMAGGIISALKAAGATKLPPVTGQDAELDAVQRVLAGEQFMSVYKPYPEEAEAAAEIAVARVRGYGIEFDSLTPDRVASPTDKSIPASLVQVTSLTRSTIESTVIEDGIYSAEEICTAKYRSACEDLGIK, encoded by the coding sequence GTGAACCGCGCCACACGTCGTACCGCCCTGGCCGTGACCCTGTGCTCCCTGACCCTGACCCTCGCCGCGTGCGGGAGCGGTGACGACGGAGCCGAAGCGAGCCCCACCAAGGGCGACGACATCACGGTGGGCCTGCTGCTGCCGGAGAAGGCGAACTCCCGTTACGAGAAGTTCGACTACCCCATCATCAAGAAGAAGGTCGGCGCGCTCACGAACGGCAAGGGGAAGGTCGTCTACGCGAACGCCGAGCAGGACGCCGACGTGCAGAGCGGGCAGCTCCAGAAGATGGTGGACGAGAAGGTCGACGTGCTGATGGTGGACGCGGTGGACTCCGGCGCCATCGCCTCCGGGGTGCGGAAGGCCAAGAAGGCCGGGATTCCCGTGATCGCGTACGACCGGCTGGCCGAGGGCCCGATCGACGCGTACGTCTCCTTCGACAACGAGGAGGTCGGGCAGGTGCAGGGCCGTGCCCTCGCCGACCGGCTGGACGGCGACAAGTCCCAGAAGATCGTCATGATGAACGGCGCGGTGACGGACCCGAACGCCGCCCAGTTCAAGTCGGCCGCCCTCAGCGAGCTGAAGGACAAGGTCACCATCGCCAAGTCGTACGACACCAAGGACTGGAAGCCGGCCAACGCCCGCGCCAACATGATGGCGGCCATCTCCTCCATCGGCGTCGACAACATCGCCGGGGTGTACTCCGCCAACGACGGCATGGCGGGCGGCATCATCTCCGCGCTCAAGGCCGCGGGCGCCACCAAGCTGCCGCCCGTCACCGGCCAGGACGCCGAACTGGACGCGGTGCAGCGTGTCCTGGCCGGCGAACAGTTCATGAGCGTCTACAAGCCGTACCCCGAGGAGGCGGAGGCCGCCGCCGAGATCGCCGTGGCCCGCGTCCGCGGTTACGGCATCGAGTTCGACTCGCTCACCCCCGACCGGGTCGCCAGCCCCACCGACAAGAGCATCCCCGCCAGCCTCGTCCAGGTCACCTCCCTGACCCGCAGCACCATCGAGTCGACGGTCATCGAGGACGGCATCTACTCGGCGGAGGAGATCTGCACGGCCAAGTACCGCTCGGCCTGCGAGGACCTCGGCATCAAGTAG
- a CDS encoding amidohydrolase family protein translates to MITAIINGRVFDGERVLEDTTVVLDGSRITAVGGEVPAGAEIVDAAGGTLLPGLFDAHVHTSDEALALALRFGITTELEMQGMNTGPARKRVSENDSLADVRSAGFGITPPGGHPSELMPKGFKPGGHRGPGEGGAPRERPLMPFSTTPEEAVGFIPRLVEAGSDYIKFMVDDGSVEGHPGLPMLDQATLTAGVAEAHRHGMLTIAHTLTVDATRMALEAGIDGFAHLFMDRPHTDEIIELIAASGAFVVPCVVLNASMMGITGAPLAADPRVASRLDEPWTNVLNTSYDRYPQGSLEDVLASVGALHAAGVDLLAGTDAAPMPLMFMGGVVHGASVHQELQYLVRAGLTPAQALRAATATPARRFGLPDRGRIAEGLRADLLLVDGDPTTTITDTLNLREVWRRGTRTTLTASAA, encoded by the coding sequence ATGATCACAGCCATCATCAACGGCCGGGTGTTCGACGGTGAGCGCGTGCTGGAGGACACCACGGTCGTGCTGGACGGCTCGCGGATCACCGCCGTCGGCGGCGAGGTGCCCGCCGGAGCGGAGATCGTCGACGCCGCCGGCGGCACCCTGCTGCCCGGCCTGTTCGACGCCCATGTGCACACCTCCGACGAGGCGCTCGCGCTGGCCCTGCGGTTCGGGATCACCACCGAACTGGAGATGCAGGGCATGAACACCGGGCCCGCCCGCAAGCGCGTCTCGGAGAACGACTCCCTCGCCGACGTCCGCTCGGCGGGCTTCGGCATCACCCCTCCCGGAGGCCACCCCAGCGAACTCATGCCGAAGGGCTTCAAGCCGGGCGGCCACCGCGGGCCGGGCGAGGGGGGCGCGCCGCGCGAGAGGCCCCTCATGCCGTTCTCGACGACGCCCGAGGAGGCGGTCGGTTTCATCCCGCGGCTCGTGGAGGCGGGCTCGGACTACATCAAGTTCATGGTCGACGACGGCAGTGTCGAGGGCCACCCCGGTCTGCCCATGCTCGACCAGGCGACGCTGACCGCCGGGGTCGCGGAGGCCCACCGGCACGGGATGCTCACCATCGCCCACACGCTGACCGTCGACGCGACGCGGATGGCGCTCGAGGCCGGCATCGACGGCTTCGCCCACCTGTTCATGGACCGGCCGCACACCGACGAGATCATCGAACTCATCGCCGCCTCCGGGGCGTTCGTCGTCCCGTGCGTCGTCCTGAACGCCTCCATGATGGGCATCACCGGCGCGCCCCTCGCCGCGGACCCGCGCGTCGCGTCCCGCCTGGACGAGCCGTGGACGAACGTCCTCAACACCAGCTACGACCGCTATCCGCAGGGCAGTCTTGAGGACGTACTGGCCTCGGTCGGCGCCCTGCACGCCGCCGGAGTCGACCTCCTGGCGGGCACCGACGCGGCCCCCATGCCGCTGATGTTCATGGGCGGCGTGGTCCACGGCGCGAGCGTCCACCAGGAACTGCAGTACCTCGTACGGGCCGGCCTCACCCCGGCCCAGGCCCTGCGCGCGGCGACCGCCACCCCGGCCCGACGCTTCGGCCTGCCGGACCGCGGCCGTATCGCGGAGGGCCTGCGGGCGGACCTGCTCCTCGTCGACGGCGACCCCACGACCACGATCACCGACACCCTCAACCTGCGGGAGGTCTGGCGCCGGGGCACGCGCACGACGCTGACGGCGTCCGCCGCATAG
- a CDS encoding helix-turn-helix domain-containing protein codes for MGLRSNVSERQRRLGFELKQLREQAGLSAGEASERIGMSRGQLSHIELGRTSILTDRLRALCDVYGCADEPYVTALVAMSEASGRGWWSAHRKHRGPGALDLAELESGAVSIRTHEPLFIPGLFQTADYARAIFTSPKLGLDNIEEGLQFRMERQRILTRDDPPSVHAVIHEAALHMRFGDSDVVREQLLRLVELARLPHVTIQIYPFSAQAYAALSGNFAHFVPDNAKLGTVLLEAPLGSSYLTHEHQLLEYRVLFDRLTESALPPIDVSLAPEARSVKDSLALIQHLLYTL; via the coding sequence ATGGGACTGCGGTCCAACGTCAGCGAACGCCAGCGCCGACTGGGCTTCGAACTCAAACAACTGCGCGAACAGGCCGGGCTGAGCGCAGGAGAGGCGAGCGAGCGCATTGGCATGAGCCGTGGCCAGCTCAGCCACATCGAGCTGGGCCGTACCTCGATCCTCACGGACCGACTCCGCGCCCTGTGCGATGTATATGGGTGCGCGGACGAGCCCTATGTCACGGCACTCGTTGCGATGTCCGAGGCAAGCGGAAGGGGCTGGTGGAGTGCGCACAGGAAGCACAGAGGCCCCGGTGCCCTCGACCTTGCCGAGCTGGAATCGGGGGCGGTGAGCATCCGGACGCACGAGCCGCTGTTCATCCCGGGCCTGTTCCAGACCGCCGATTACGCGCGCGCCATCTTCACCAGTCCCAAGCTGGGGCTCGACAACATCGAGGAGGGCTTGCAATTCCGTATGGAGCGGCAGCGCATTCTCACTCGTGACGATCCGCCGTCAGTGCACGCCGTTATCCACGAAGCGGCGCTGCACATGCGGTTCGGGGATTCCGACGTCGTACGAGAACAGTTGCTGCGCTTGGTCGAGCTGGCGCGCCTGCCCCACGTAACGATCCAGATCTACCCGTTCAGCGCCCAGGCTTACGCGGCACTCAGTGGGAACTTCGCTCACTTCGTCCCTGACAACGCGAAGCTCGGCACCGTTCTGCTCGAAGCGCCCTTGGGATCGAGCTACTTGACCCACGAACACCAACTACTGGAGTACAGGGTTCTGTTCGACCGGCTCACCGAAAGCGCCCTACCCCCCATCGACGTATCGTTGGCCCCCGAAGCACGTTCGGTGAAGGACTCGCTGGCCCTCATCCAGCATCTTCTCTACACCCTCTAG
- a CDS encoding DUF397 domain-containing protein yields MSELDWQKSSFSGGPEGNCLYIATAPDGTLRLRESDTPDVILATEPQALAGLLFHSRRPAQRRD; encoded by the coding sequence ATGTCTGAGCTGGACTGGCAGAAGTCATCCTTCAGCGGTGGACCAGAAGGCAACTGCCTCTACATAGCCACCGCCCCCGACGGAACCCTCCGCCTCCGGGAGAGCGACACCCCCGACGTCATCCTCGCCACCGAGCCGCAGGCCCTCGCCGGACTGCTGTTTCACTCGCGGCGCCCCGCGCAGCGCCGTGACTGA
- a CDS encoding dihydrofolate reductase family protein, which translates to MRKIVLSMSVSLDGFFEGPNREIDWHLIDDELHQHLNERIGALGGFLTGRVSHELMTEYWPTADQDPDAPEPVREFAAIWRDMPKVVYSRTLDKADWNATVVREVAPDVIRALKAQPGGDLAVGGAELAAEFRRHDLIDEYLIYVHPVLLGHGRPLFRDTDALAHLRLVESRSFGNGVVLLHYTREGADPAAEAQTQA; encoded by the coding sequence ATGCGAAAGATCGTCCTCAGCATGTCCGTCTCCCTCGACGGGTTCTTCGAGGGACCGAACCGCGAGATCGACTGGCACCTGATCGACGACGAACTGCACCAGCACCTCAACGAACGCATCGGCGCCCTGGGCGGCTTCCTGACCGGCCGCGTCTCCCACGAACTGATGACGGAGTACTGGCCCACCGCCGACCAGGACCCCGACGCCCCGGAACCGGTCCGCGAGTTCGCCGCGATCTGGCGGGACATGCCGAAGGTCGTCTACTCACGGACGCTGGACAAGGCCGACTGGAACGCGACCGTCGTACGGGAGGTCGCGCCCGATGTCATCAGGGCGCTCAAGGCACAGCCGGGCGGGGACCTCGCGGTCGGCGGGGCGGAACTCGCGGCGGAGTTCCGGCGGCACGACCTGATCGACGAGTACCTGATCTACGTCCATCCGGTGCTCCTGGGGCACGGCCGCCCCCTCTTCCGCGACACCGACGCGCTCGCCCACCTGCGCCTGGTCGAGTCCCGCAGCTTCGGCAACGGAGTGGTGCTGCTGCACTACACGCGCGAGGGCGCGGACCCGGCCGCGGAGGCGCAGACGCAGGCGTAG
- a CDS encoding DUF6243 family protein, translating to MTVSKNINNPVGQGGGQRKKQSRAERANNGPYRNLDRQGAADQKAELVRKMREKAAAAEVEAAQQADDDSAKS from the coding sequence GTGACCGTGAGCAAGAACATCAACAACCCCGTGGGCCAGGGCGGCGGCCAGCGCAAGAAGCAGTCCCGCGCCGAACGGGCGAACAACGGCCCGTACCGCAACCTCGACCGCCAGGGCGCGGCCGACCAGAAGGCGGAGCTGGTGCGCAAGATGCGCGAGAAGGCAGCGGCTGCCGAGGTCGAGGCCGCCCAGCAGGCGGACGACGACAGCGCCAAGAGCTGA
- a CDS encoding Uma2 family endonuclease gives MTDTRPAPPRPPENGPALEEVLRQAWESMELPENYRAEIIEGAIEVSPTGRYAHSQTVFLLHEALGGFLKGGDFAARNDTNVVHAGCVWVPDLFVVPRDTERYVTADGVGITATAVRLVVGVVSPDGPRQERDRVKKRHEYARAAIPVYVVIDAYDDRGTVTVLTEPRPDRADWVGVHRVPYGTEVTVPEGPAKGFVITEAITGPARATQ, from the coding sequence ATGACCGACACCAGGCCCGCGCCTCCCCGCCCGCCCGAGAACGGGCCCGCCCTCGAAGAGGTCCTGCGGCAGGCATGGGAGTCCATGGAACTCCCCGAGAACTACCGGGCCGAGATCATCGAAGGAGCCATCGAAGTGTCACCCACGGGCCGCTACGCGCACAGCCAGACCGTCTTCCTCCTCCACGAGGCGCTGGGAGGCTTTCTGAAGGGCGGGGACTTCGCCGCCCGGAACGACACGAACGTCGTCCACGCGGGCTGCGTATGGGTACCGGACCTGTTCGTCGTCCCCAGGGACACGGAGCGGTACGTCACCGCCGACGGCGTGGGCATCACCGCGACCGCCGTCCGGCTGGTCGTGGGGGTCGTCTCCCCGGACGGACCCCGCCAGGAGCGCGACCGCGTCAAGAAGCGCCACGAGTACGCCCGCGCGGCCATCCCGGTGTACGTCGTCATCGACGCGTACGACGACCGGGGCACCGTCACCGTCCTCACCGAACCCCGCCCCGACCGGGCCGACTGGGTGGGTGTCCACCGCGTGCCCTACGGCACCGAGGTCACCGTCCCCGAGGGCCCCGCCAAGGGTTTCGTCATCACGGAGGCGATCACAGGACCCGCACGAGCCACGCAGTGA
- a CDS encoding ATP-binding protein, which translates to MDPARIAAHRPTQLAHDYSLFASADATAPRVCRDFVRAVLYTHGHEALVMPAALCTSELVTNVHLHTKGAAILRVRLTSARLHVSVFDESPDPPVVARPAAGAVACWGRGLALVEEVADMWGVADARTGRYAKGVWFELRPTV; encoded by the coding sequence ATGGATCCCGCCCGCATCGCCGCCCACCGCCCCACCCAACTCGCCCACGACTACAGCCTCTTCGCGTCCGCCGACGCCACCGCGCCCCGCGTCTGCCGGGACTTCGTGCGGGCCGTGCTGTACACGCACGGGCACGAAGCCCTCGTCATGCCCGCCGCGCTGTGCACCTCGGAGCTGGTCACCAATGTCCACCTGCACACCAAGGGCGCCGCCATACTCCGAGTCCGCCTGACCTCGGCCCGCCTCCACGTGAGCGTCTTCGACGAGAGTCCCGATCCACCTGTCGTGGCCCGCCCCGCCGCCGGGGCCGTCGCCTGCTGGGGGCGAGGGCTCGCCCTCGTGGAGGAGGTGGCGGACATGTGGGGCGTCGCCGACGCGCGGACGGGGCGGTACGCGAAAGGCGTGTGGTTCGAGCTGCGGCCGACGGTGTGA
- a CDS encoding pyridoxamine 5'-phosphate oxidase family protein, protein MASYPVNPRDPGDSYLGFWRERHVCTLSTFRPDGTPHMVPVGVTYDPGAGLARVIASGSSKKVRNVLAAGPGGMPVAVCQFEGRRWATLEGRATVSGDPERVAEAVRHYAERYNRTPSPNPARVVIEIALTSAMGNC, encoded by the coding sequence ATGGCCTCGTACCCCGTGAACCCGCGCGATCCCGGCGACTCCTATCTCGGCTTCTGGCGGGAACGCCACGTGTGCACCCTGAGCACCTTCCGTCCCGACGGCACCCCGCACATGGTGCCCGTCGGCGTTACATACGATCCCGGGGCCGGTCTGGCTCGGGTCATCGCCTCCGGTTCCAGCAAGAAGGTACGCAACGTGCTGGCCGCCGGGCCCGGCGGGATGCCGGTCGCCGTCTGCCAGTTCGAGGGGCGGCGGTGGGCGACGCTGGAGGGGCGCGCGACGGTGTCCGGGGATCCGGAGCGGGTCGCGGAGGCGGTGCGCCACTATGCCGAGCGGTACAACAGGACGCCGTCGCCCAATCCGGCCCGGGTGGTCATCGAGATCGCCCTGACGTCGGCGATGGGCAACTGCTGA
- a CDS encoding helix-turn-helix transcriptional regulator has protein sequence MGGGDLTINKTKATHPHSVAELCEEGGRLYADALRVGRIARTDVEAAPCLMEFALLHPDPDDAEWLRPVPPSVVLAQRLDPIEREISDRRRLSMQLADAFEPFMALRVQETTNSNSITVLEGGDRINAALNLATSQCQTEMLTIQPSDRGSERSLLQGLERDKPMIERGVRIRTLYQHTARYNPERLAYVAQLAEGKVEYRTIDELVERLIVCDETVAFIPTRDDQQVALELRHPGLVRYLIKVFEFVWGRAVPLTAGAPYETSPDGITNIQHSIAKLLVEGHVDEAIARRLGMNVRTCRAHIAKLATALGSGSRAQLGYLIAMSGILKQEGPPE, from the coding sequence CTGGGGGGTGGAGATTTGACAATAAATAAAACAAAAGCGACACATCCCCATTCGGTGGCCGAACTGTGTGAGGAAGGTGGACGTCTTTACGCAGACGCTCTACGAGTGGGTCGCATCGCCCGCACGGACGTGGAGGCGGCTCCCTGTTTGATGGAGTTCGCGCTGCTTCACCCCGACCCCGACGACGCGGAGTGGCTGCGCCCCGTACCGCCGTCGGTCGTGCTGGCGCAACGACTTGACCCCATCGAGCGGGAGATCTCCGACCGCAGGCGCCTCTCGATGCAGCTGGCCGATGCATTCGAGCCATTCATGGCCCTGCGGGTCCAGGAGACGACGAACAGCAACTCGATCACGGTCCTGGAAGGCGGCGACCGTATCAACGCGGCGCTCAACCTGGCCACGTCCCAGTGCCAGACCGAGATGCTCACGATCCAGCCGAGCGACCGCGGTTCGGAGCGCAGCCTGCTGCAGGGGCTGGAGCGCGACAAACCGATGATCGAACGTGGTGTGCGCATACGGACGCTGTATCAGCACACGGCTCGTTACAACCCCGAGCGGCTGGCCTACGTGGCGCAGCTCGCGGAGGGCAAGGTCGAGTACCGGACCATCGACGAGCTGGTGGAACGCCTCATCGTCTGTGACGAGACGGTCGCCTTCATCCCCACTCGCGACGACCAGCAGGTCGCCCTGGAACTGCGGCACCCCGGTCTCGTCCGCTACCTGATCAAGGTCTTCGAGTTCGTCTGGGGCCGAGCCGTCCCGCTGACCGCCGGCGCGCCGTACGAAACCTCCCCGGACGGCATCACCAACATCCAGCACTCGATCGCCAAACTCCTGGTGGAGGGCCACGTCGACGAGGCCATCGCCCGCCGCCTCGGCATGAACGTACGGACGTGCCGCGCGCACATAGCGAAGCTGGCCACCGCGCTGGGCAGCGGAAGCCGTGCGCAGCTGGGCTACCTGATCGCCATGTCGGGCATCCTGAAGCAGGAGGGGCCCCCGGAGTGA
- a CDS encoding YbjN domain-containing protein has translation MSIDPSSIPNFGGQPEPNPGGPAGPVVPDQDLVKQLLDQMELKYVVDDEGDLAAPWEQFRTYFMFRGEDDQQVFSVRTFYDRPHQIDEKQQLLESIDDWNRRTLWPKVYSHTHDDGTVRLIGEAQMLIGTGVSLEHFVSSTVSWVRAAIEFDKWLVEQLGLEQEIDEAEKPQEDE, from the coding sequence GTGAGCATCGACCCGTCCTCGATTCCGAACTTCGGGGGCCAGCCAGAGCCGAACCCCGGCGGACCGGCGGGCCCCGTCGTCCCGGATCAGGACCTTGTGAAGCAGCTCCTGGACCAGATGGAGCTGAAGTACGTCGTCGACGACGAGGGAGACCTCGCGGCGCCGTGGGAGCAGTTCCGTACGTACTTCATGTTCCGCGGTGAGGACGACCAGCAGGTCTTCTCGGTGCGGACGTTCTACGACCGGCCGCACCAGATCGACGAGAAGCAGCAGCTGCTCGAATCGATCGACGACTGGAACCGCCGCACGCTGTGGCCCAAGGTCTACAGCCACACGCACGACGACGGCACCGTCCGCCTGATCGGCGAGGCGCAGATGCTGATCGGCACGGGCGTCAGCCTGGAGCACTTCGTGTCGTCGACGGTCAGCTGGGTGCGGGCCGCCATCGAGTTCGACAAGTGGCTCGTCGAGCAGCTCGGCCTGGAGCAGGAGATCGACGAGGCCGAGAAGCCGCAAGAGGACGAGTAG
- a CDS encoding helix-turn-helix transcriptional regulator, whose protein sequence is MAGHTTEAHPHGADRLCDAGDRVYSRAVRRGRVSRQDAESVPCLVELALLHPDPDDMGWLVPTSPQEVMTRLLREMHEHVVATQSRMGEAVSAFEWYAALGGDSRSPAEGVAIRVLDGLPRIRAAMDEATEACTSEVLAVQPGGIRREDELSEGLHRALALRRRGVRMRDLYTHVARHGQGLRNYMELMEEAAEARTLDEVTERLIVFDRTVAFIPASPDRTMALELRHPALVGYLVTVFERLWRLAIPLTAPLPDTGIEGITHRERSIAALLAEGHQDAVVAERLGISVRTCRAHIARLSETLGAASRTQLGVRIAQAGLDGPPRSAEPQPLTVPDRPGTPSDH, encoded by the coding sequence ATGGCCGGGCACACGACGGAAGCGCATCCACACGGTGCTGACCGCCTGTGCGATGCCGGAGACCGGGTGTACTCCCGGGCGGTCCGGCGCGGCCGGGTGTCCCGGCAGGACGCCGAATCGGTGCCCTGCCTCGTCGAACTGGCACTCCTGCACCCCGACCCCGACGACATGGGCTGGCTCGTCCCCACCTCACCGCAGGAGGTCATGACACGGCTGCTGCGCGAGATGCACGAGCACGTCGTCGCGACCCAGTCACGCATGGGCGAGGCGGTGTCCGCCTTCGAGTGGTACGCGGCCCTCGGCGGCGACTCGCGCTCACCCGCCGAGGGAGTGGCCATCCGGGTGCTCGACGGACTGCCCCGCATCCGCGCCGCCATGGACGAGGCGACCGAGGCCTGCACCTCCGAGGTGCTGGCCGTCCAGCCGGGCGGCATCCGCCGCGAGGACGAACTCTCCGAAGGCCTGCACCGGGCGCTCGCGCTGCGCCGCCGCGGGGTGCGCATGCGCGACCTGTACACGCACGTCGCCCGGCACGGCCAGGGCCTGCGGAACTACATGGAGCTGATGGAGGAGGCGGCGGAGGCCCGTACCCTCGACGAGGTCACCGAGCGGCTCATCGTCTTCGACCGCACGGTCGCGTTCATCCCCGCGAGCCCCGACCGCACCATGGCCCTGGAGCTGCGCCACCCGGCGCTGGTGGGTTACCTCGTCACCGTCTTCGAACGGCTCTGGCGGCTGGCCATCCCCCTCACCGCGCCCCTCCCGGACACCGGCATCGAGGGCATCACCCACCGCGAACGCTCCATCGCGGCACTGCTCGCCGAAGGACACCAGGACGCGGTGGTCGCCGAACGCCTCGGCATCAGCGTCCGTACGTGCCGGGCGCACATCGCCCGGCTGTCGGAGACGCTGGGAGCCGCCAGCCGTACGCAGCTGGGGGTGCGGATCGCCCAGGCGGGCCTGGACGGGCCGCCGCGCTCCGCGGAACCGCAGCCGCTCACCGTTCCCGATCGGCCAGGAACCCCGAGCGACCACTGA